Proteins co-encoded in one uncultured Draconibacterium sp. genomic window:
- the aroB gene encoding 3-dehydroquinate synthase: MGNSKIYSKIIYSRKLEQELQAYIDNYPKGKVFLATEETVDKLWVGKMDDFLAENSIAKIVVPAGESNKKIGSVETIWQFLSENEGDRKSLLINIGGGMLTDLAGFAASTFKRGIDFLNVPTTLLSQVDASVGGKTGFNFNGLKNEIGVFKEPVAVVINTDFLKTIDRNNFISGFAEMIKHGLIHSTEHLAELKNFDFDTIDYDLLQEIIRHSVNVKEYFVANDLTENNIRKALNFGHTVGHAFESLAMKQNRPILHGYAVAYAMIAELFLSVNRCGFPQTDCDELTKWMLDIYGKFEIEESDFEALYQLMTHDKKNESGRINFTLLPKVGEIAINQNCSKELILEALKFYKGL, translated from the coding sequence ATGGGAAATTCAAAAATTTACTCTAAAATAATTTACAGTCGAAAGTTGGAACAGGAACTGCAGGCTTATATCGATAACTATCCAAAGGGCAAGGTGTTTTTGGCTACCGAAGAAACCGTAGATAAACTTTGGGTGGGGAAAATGGATGATTTTCTGGCGGAAAACAGCATTGCAAAGATTGTGGTTCCGGCTGGTGAGAGCAATAAAAAAATTGGCTCGGTTGAAACCATCTGGCAGTTTTTGTCGGAAAACGAAGGCGACCGCAAATCGTTGTTGATTAATATTGGCGGCGGAATGCTTACTGATTTGGCCGGTTTTGCAGCCAGCACTTTTAAACGCGGGATCGATTTTTTGAACGTTCCTACAACTTTGTTATCGCAGGTTGATGCGTCGGTTGGAGGGAAAACAGGGTTTAACTTTAACGGACTAAAAAACGAAATTGGCGTATTTAAAGAACCGGTTGCCGTTGTTATCAATACCGATTTCCTGAAAACAATCGATCGTAACAATTTTATTTCGGGGTTTGCCGAAATGATCAAACACGGATTGATTCACAGTACGGAACATCTGGCAGAGCTTAAGAATTTTGATTTCGATACTATTGATTATGATCTGTTACAGGAAATTATCCGCCACTCGGTGAACGTGAAAGAATATTTTGTCGCCAACGATTTAACTGAAAATAACATTCGAAAAGCACTGAATTTTGGGCATACGGTTGGCCATGCTTTCGAGAGTCTGGCCATGAAACAAAACCGTCCCATTTTACATGGTTATGCCGTTGCTTATGCCATGATCGCCGAATTGTTTCTGTCGGTAAATAGGTGTGGTTTCCCGCAAACCGATTGCGATGAGCTGACCAAATGGATGTTAGATATTTACGGCAAGTTCGAAATTGAAGAATCAGATTTTGAAGCGTTGTATCAACTAATGACGCACGACAAAAAGAACGAATCAGGACGAATTAACTTTACCTTACTTCCAAAAGTTGGCGAAATTGCCATTAATCAGAATTGTAGCAAAGAATTGATTCTGGAAGCGCTTAAATTCTATAAAGGTCTGTAA
- a CDS encoding cupin domain-containing protein yields the protein MKKAALISENKNYTAVDVGSLEDIENYSLIHPKLKTEIKGKVFLKELTKSSGTEISFTTIPPKSELGYFHIHYKDEETYIILKGSGYYQVDEDCFPVQEGSVIRVAPDGVRSLCNTSEENMVYMCIQSKENSLEEYTTDDGKRVAVSPKWEIDK from the coding sequence ATGAAAAAAGCAGCATTGATTTCAGAAAACAAGAATTATACAGCGGTAGATGTTGGTAGCTTGGAAGATATTGAAAATTATTCACTTATTCATCCCAAACTTAAAACCGAGATTAAAGGGAAGGTGTTTTTAAAAGAGCTTACCAAATCATCCGGAACAGAAATATCGTTTACCACCATACCGCCAAAATCAGAATTAGGATATTTCCATATACATTACAAAGACGAAGAAACCTACATCATACTTAAAGGTTCCGGTTATTATCAGGTCGATGAGGATTGTTTTCCCGTTCAGGAAGGAAGTGTAATACGAGTTGCACCTGATGGTGTGAGAAGTTTATGTAACACGTCGGAAGAAAATATGGTGTACATGTGTATTCAGTCAAAAGAAAACTCATTGGAAGAATATACAACGGATGATGGAAAAAGAGTTGCTGTTTCTCCGAAATGGGAAATCGACAAATAA
- a CDS encoding glycoside hydrolase family 43 protein, with product MSKTIYVTIIFLMALTMNYSASAQNTVLQRPVVQTKYTADPAPMVYNDTVFLYTTHDEDDAMGFKMENWLLYYSTDMVNWTEHGVVASLEDFEWVPYNNGAWAVQCIERNGKFYLYCPMPGGVGIGVLVADSPYGPFKDPLGKPLVKNSNHDIDPTVLIDDDGQAYMYWGNPKVYYVKLNEDMISYSGEIMQDPTTPDNYQEGPWVWKRNDRYYLAYASTCCPEGIGYAMSNSPTGPWEYKGMVVDASEKTRGNHPGIIEYKGKWYCFGHSYDLLKKTTPKFYERRSVDMDEMVYNPDGTIQPREYWSVEGPEQVGTLNPFNRVEAETMAWSEGVKTRFETEWEGDFDWARGKRIADRLFVTAINNGDFIQVKGVDFADGAESVEASVSPIYGGTIEIRVDKIDGPVIATVEVNTTSQEGIWSTVTASADKNIKGVHDVYLVFKGEKDLFYFDWWKFNK from the coding sequence ATGAGTAAAACAATTTATGTAACTATTATTTTTCTGATGGCACTGACAATGAATTACTCTGCCAGTGCACAAAACACGGTTCTACAGCGTCCTGTAGTTCAAACAAAATATACGGCAGATCCTGCTCCAATGGTATATAACGACACAGTGTTTCTTTACACCACCCACGACGAAGATGATGCGATGGGTTTTAAAATGGAGAATTGGCTGCTTTATTATTCCACTGATATGGTAAACTGGACCGAACACGGCGTAGTGGCATCACTGGAAGATTTCGAATGGGTGCCTTACAACAACGGAGCATGGGCAGTGCAATGTATTGAACGCAACGGGAAATTTTACCTTTATTGTCCGATGCCCGGAGGAGTTGGGATTGGAGTTTTAGTGGCCGATAGTCCTTACGGACCATTCAAAGATCCCCTGGGCAAGCCTCTTGTTAAAAACAGTAACCACGATATTGACCCAACCGTATTGATTGACGACGACGGGCAGGCGTACATGTACTGGGGAAATCCCAAAGTGTATTACGTGAAACTAAACGAAGATATGATTTCTTATTCGGGTGAAATTATGCAGGACCCCACAACGCCCGACAATTATCAGGAGGGGCCATGGGTTTGGAAACGTAACGATCGTTATTATCTGGCGTATGCCTCTACATGTTGTCCCGAAGGAATTGGATACGCCATGAGTAACTCACCTACAGGGCCGTGGGAATACAAAGGCATGGTTGTCGATGCATCGGAAAAAACGAGGGGCAATCACCCAGGCATTATCGAGTACAAGGGGAAATGGTATTGTTTTGGACATAGTTACGACCTGTTGAAAAAAACAACACCCAAATTCTATGAACGTCGTTCGGTTGATATGGATGAAATGGTATACAATCCCGATGGCACCATTCAACCCCGGGAATACTGGTCGGTAGAAGGACCTGAACAGGTTGGTACCCTGAATCCTTTCAATCGGGTTGAAGCAGAAACAATGGCCTGGAGTGAAGGTGTAAAAACCCGGTTTGAAACAGAGTGGGAAGGCGATTTCGATTGGGCCAGAGGGAAGCGAATTGCCGACCGATTATTTGTAACAGCCATAAATAATGGCGATTTCATTCAAGTTAAGGGCGTTGATTTTGCCGATGGTGCAGAATCGGTTGAAGCAAGTGTATCGCCAATTTATGGAGGCACGATTGAGATTCGGGTCGATAAAATTGATGGGCCGGTGATTGCAACCGTTGAGGTAAATACCACAAGCCAGGAGGGAATTTGGAGTACAGTTACTGCATCGGCAGATAAAAACATCAAAGGAGTTCACGATGTTTATTTGGTTTTCAAAGGAGAAAAAGATTTATTTTATTTTGATTGGTGGAAGTTTAACAAATAA
- the dprA gene encoding DNA-processing protein DprA, with the protein MNDDLKYKVALSMLPNIGGILARNLVAYIGSAEGVFSQSAKALTKVPGIGEAYARQIKKNNVLPKAEKELEYIDKSGIDIHFYTDVTYPRRLKSCVDAPLIIYTKGNMNLDAERVISIVGTRNATEYGRSIVDDLCREFAERKYNILIVSGLAYGIDVQAHRCALNYKLPTVGVIAHGLDTLYPALHKQTAEKMQECGGIVTDFPSNTKIDPANFIKRNRIIAGLADATIVVESAQKGGSLITADIASSYNRDVFAFPGRAGDTYSKGCNLLIRNNGATLIEGINDLEYFMGWEKTDKVDAIQSSLFIDLNPEEQKVVDLLKEKGQLFIDQISSEIKLPVSRISAMLLNLEFKNLVLALPGKMYKLR; encoded by the coding sequence ATGAACGATGATCTTAAATACAAAGTGGCACTATCGATGCTTCCCAATATTGGAGGTATTCTTGCTCGTAACCTGGTAGCCTATATTGGCAGTGCCGAAGGTGTTTTTTCGCAATCGGCTAAAGCACTAACAAAAGTTCCCGGAATTGGAGAAGCTTATGCCCGCCAGATAAAGAAAAACAATGTGTTGCCTAAGGCTGAAAAAGAGCTGGAGTACATTGATAAAAGCGGAATAGACATCCATTTTTATACCGACGTAACTTATCCGCGCAGATTAAAAAGCTGTGTTGACGCGCCACTTATCATTTACACCAAAGGAAATATGAATTTGGATGCCGAACGGGTAATCAGCATTGTGGGCACGCGTAATGCCACGGAATACGGCAGGTCAATCGTTGATGATCTTTGCCGCGAATTTGCCGAAAGGAAATACAATATTCTTATCGTGAGTGGCTTGGCTTATGGTATTGATGTACAGGCACACCGATGTGCACTGAACTACAAGCTGCCAACCGTGGGGGTAATTGCTCATGGTCTCGATACGCTTTACCCTGCACTGCACAAACAAACGGCAGAAAAAATGCAGGAATGTGGCGGAATTGTTACTGATTTTCCGAGCAATACAAAAATAGATCCGGCCAATTTTATAAAACGCAATCGCATTATTGCCGGATTGGCCGATGCTACAATTGTGGTGGAATCGGCCCAAAAAGGAGGCTCGCTAATTACTGCCGATATTGCCTCATCGTATAACCGCGATGTTTTTGCTTTCCCGGGTCGGGCAGGCGACACTTACTCGAAAGGCTGTAACCTGTTGATCAGAAATAACGGAGCTACTTTAATTGAAGGGATAAACGATCTGGAATATTTTATGGGCTGGGAAAAAACCGATAAAGTTGATGCCATTCAGTCGAGTTTGTTTATCGATTTAAATCCTGAAGAACAAAAAGTAGTTGACCTGTTAAAAGAAAAAGGCCAACTATTTATCGATCAGATTTCGTCCGAAATAAAACTGCCTGTAAGCCGTATTTCGGCGATGTTGCTCAACCTTGAATTTAAAAATCTTGTACTTGCACTCCCCGGTAAAATGTACAAATTGAGGTAA
- a CDS encoding DEAD/DEAH box helicase, with protein MKKTFEDLKVAKSILKALDDIGFTTPTPIQDRAIPKINSGVNIVGVAQTGTGKTAAYLLPLLTRLKKPEGVDPRVVILVPTRELSIQVGEDIAELTSYSELRHAAVFGGIGWTKHAALLEPGIDILVATPGRMWDLYQAGALRLKKVKYLVIDEADRMLDMGFIPQIKQLQEIIPSRRQNLLFSATFSEKIETLAEEFLDHYDKLEIAPSATPVGLVTQKCYKVPNYRTKLNLIKHLLQDEENFTRVVIFVKTKEHAEGVYKVVQRKAEGEKRILHSNKAQNSRINSIQAFKNGEVRILITTDVSARGMDVSKVSHVINFDLPNDYEDYIHRIGRTARAGNKGDAITLIDPAAEWHWKKIESLMRQEIQLLDLPEEVEVIESELKENQDMLREIDRQRKIDDPTFQGAFHQKKRKGSSKRSFEDKFARTKERQKRKKRRK; from the coding sequence ATGAAGAAGACTTTTGAAGATTTAAAAGTTGCAAAATCGATATTAAAAGCGTTGGATGACATTGGTTTTACTACGCCAACACCCATCCAGGATAGAGCTATTCCGAAAATTAATTCGGGGGTAAATATTGTTGGTGTGGCCCAAACCGGAACCGGAAAAACGGCGGCTTACCTGCTTCCCTTGCTTACTCGTTTAAAAAAGCCGGAAGGAGTTGATCCGCGTGTTGTAATTCTTGTTCCTACACGCGAACTATCGATTCAGGTGGGAGAAGATATTGCAGAATTAACAAGTTATTCGGAGTTGCGTCATGCGGCAGTATTTGGCGGTATTGGCTGGACAAAACATGCTGCGTTGCTGGAGCCGGGTATTGATATTCTGGTTGCCACACCGGGCCGAATGTGGGATTTGTACCAGGCCGGTGCGCTGCGACTAAAAAAGGTAAAATACCTGGTAATCGACGAAGCCGACCGTATGCTCGACATGGGCTTTATACCTCAAATCAAACAGCTTCAGGAAATTATTCCGTCGCGCAGGCAAAACCTGTTGTTCTCAGCTACCTTCTCGGAAAAGATTGAAACGCTTGCTGAAGAGTTTCTTGACCATTACGATAAACTGGAAATTGCACCATCAGCAACTCCGGTTGGGCTGGTAACACAAAAATGTTATAAGGTTCCGAATTACAGAACAAAACTTAATCTTATCAAGCATCTTCTTCAAGACGAAGAAAATTTTACGCGTGTGGTTATTTTTGTGAAGACGAAGGAACATGCCGAAGGCGTTTACAAAGTGGTTCAGCGAAAAGCGGAAGGTGAAAAACGAATTCTCCATTCGAACAAAGCACAAAACTCGCGTATTAATTCCATACAGGCCTTTAAAAATGGTGAGGTACGGATATTGATTACCACCGATGTTTCGGCGCGGGGTATGGATGTAAGTAAGGTGAGCCACGTTATTAACTTTGATTTGCCGAATGATTACGAAGATTATATTCATCGAATTGGGCGAACTGCACGCGCCGGAAATAAAGGAGATGCCATAACCTTAATCGATCCGGCGGCAGAGTGGCACTGGAAAAAGATTGAAAGTTTAATGCGTCAGGAAATTCAGCTTCTGGACTTGCCTGAAGAGGTAGAAGTGATTGAATCGGAGTTAAAAGAAAACCAGGATATGCTGCGCGAGATCGACCGCCAGCGCAAAATCGACGATCCAACTTTCCAGGGAGCTTTTCATCAGAAAAAAAGAAAAGGCTCGTCAAAACGTTCGTTCGAAGATAAATTTGCACGAACAAAAGAACGTCAGAAACGGAAAAAAAGAAGGAAATAA